One Nicotiana tomentosiformis chromosome 1, ASM39032v3, whole genome shotgun sequence genomic window, TCGTTTTAGTGCTGGGAAAGGTGTCCACATCAACCTGAAACGTGCAGAGAAAGCGCGGATTTTGGTCAGCAAAATACCATGTGAGCCTGTACTCATTTATCTCATGTGATGCACACCTCTTCCCTCGCCCTCTCCTGATCAACCACTATTAGTAGCTTCGTGAAGCCCTACTGTTCCCTTCTGGAGGATAATCCTATGCATAATTGTGGATCTATATTAATTACTTATACGAAGAAGCTTCTTGCTTTTGCTCGTTGTCCCATcgttttcctttttttattttcctaTCTTCaaatttcttctctttttctggTAATAAACATACTAGTTCACCCATTTCTCTTTGCATTCTTTTGGTCCATTGGGTTGGTTGTCTACTCTGGAAACTAAATATTCAATGTCAGAGAGTGCTTGGTACTTGAAGTTAAAGTACCATTCAGGTCTACTCATTTGGTTTTTCTTTTTATTGTTCCATGTTACTTGGTATATTATGTTAATTTCATTGATCAGTTAAGCCGTGCTCGTAGCCCTTATCTAAGGTGGTGATCACCCAGTATATTAATGAAGAACCTAGTAAATTTTAAGTTCAGGTCTATTCTCAGCACATTGTAAATTTTAATAATCTAAAGTATGTTTGAATATTCTTTCTATATCAGCAATTATCATATACTGACTGAAAAAACCTATAATGCAGCTCTTGTTGAAAACTTGACTGCCAAGGTAAAGGCCTGGGAGAAGGAGAAAGGAATGCCATTTTTGTATCACAAAGTGAGTTCAACATTTTCTTTGTTCAAGATGATATTATGTTGTGACAGTACCTTCAGACCATGACTGTTTTGTGTCTAGGCCCCTCTGTTGCATACTTTGGAAGAGTACATCATCTCGCGGCAGGAAAAACAAGAAGAGAAGCGTAGATCTCGGGTATCACTTTTTATTCTCTTGTCTGATACTTGTTTCTGAATCTTTTTGTTCAGACGTTAGAGAAGAACTACTCTTAGCTGAGCAAGGGTCTATCTCATCAACTTTGCATTGTTATGTTGTCTTGGTTGATTTTGATAGATAATTAGCACTTCTAGTTAAACTGTTGGATTTTTGTTGGTTGCTTTGTGATTGTGATTGTAGCAGCAGTATATGTTGTGTGAACTATCTATTAGTATGTATGCTTGAAACTGAATTGTGTTGGATGTTTCAACCGCGCATACCATTGTCAATATAGCACAGGAGTTAGATTTGGATGCTTGGATGATCAACTAGTGTATATATTTCAGGAACAAAAACGGCTCCAAGATCAATTTGCTGCAGAACAAGAAACAATCTACGGTTCAAAGTCTGCCAAGAAACCTCTGGGTAATGCTAACACAATACTTGGTACTCCAAATAGTCGTCGTGTATCTACACCTTCAGGTCGTTATGGTGCGTCCATAGGGAAGGAAAAGAGAGGGAGCGGTAATGTTGGTGCTGTAATACCTGTAAACTACGTAGCTCTTGCAAAAGATGATCAGAAATCTGGAGGATTAGACTGAAATTGTGACTTGTAGAAAGATCATACATTCTGCTGATTTTGCACAAACTAAGCCATTCGTCCTGTGTGGTAGTATAGCATATATTAGAATAAAAGGCCACGCATATTCATTATTCTTTTCCCATTTACAGAGGTTTTAGAAGTTCTGCTATGAACTGGGGCCTGAAATGCGTATatcttgttcattttctttgcaGAATTTTCTTATCAGATGTCTGGTAATTTGGCCTTACTGTTTGGACATAACTTTAACCAAATattatttgcaaatattgaaacaTTATTTACAAATTAgtgaatttgaagttgaaaaactGTTTGAGGAGTATTTCAAGTGAAATAATAGTTTTTAGTCACAGAATTTCAACTTATTTTCAaatgaaatttatgtccaaatgTAACAGCAATACAAAATTTGTTGCGAACTACATTATCCTTGCGAACTACATTGGATTGCTGATAATGCAGGTTCAGAGTTTGAAAACGAGAAATTGTACAAAAACCTATTTGATGAAAAAAGAATGTTAATAATGGGGAGTTATAAAGTAGCAGCTTATGCGCTTTGTGAATTTGTTTGCTTTTTCTAAAGTCAGCAAACTTTTGATGTAATTTGTGAGATATCGCTTcgcaaaaagaaaagaagaaatctTATTGCGAGATTATTACTACTATTCACTCATTTGataacaacatacccaatatatTCTTACATGTGGGATGGGGGAGGATAGTGTATACGTAGATACCCCAACCTAGTGAAGGTAGAgatgctgtttccaatagacactCGGTTCAGAAAAgtgaggaggagaagaagaaaaggagggagaaaagaataagtagtaccggaAATATCATAACTTATTTTCTCCCTCAATATATACAATATAGTTGAATTGATTTAATTATCCGAATATCAGCTGTCATATTGATCAGTTCTCGAACTTTATGCGAGTCTCAGAAGTATAACATTACGATTTCGAGAGCTACACCTTTCACACAACTAACCAGAAACATTATAATTTTTTAATGAAGTTCTGGCTGatactaaaataaaaataattcaaaagaaATTGGACTCCGGGCTGAAATTGTAGTAATAATTTGACTCTTCTTGTAACAACTAAGTCAAACAAATAAagtacaacaaaaaaaaaagaaaaaaagaagcacTTTTTCTGGGAAGTTACTGTATGCACCTGGCTTGTCCAATTCTTCCCCTTTGGGCTTTCTTTTACATGTCCACTGCAATTCGTTTATACAACTCCGCTGGCAATCTGGGAGTGGCATCAGCCTGTAATGGAGTCCTCATGTAGGTAACAAGCCCGGGGTTCTCACCCATATCAATCTCCTCTGGGCTCAATCCATTAGAAGGAGCCCAATGAAAATGGTGCAAAAGATGGCCCAACATAGAGGTGACCAAGTTGATACCCAATTGTGCCCCTGGACATACTCTTCTACCTGCACCAAATGGGAGTAGCCTAAAATCATGTCCCTTCATGTCCACATCTTCCTCAAGGAACCTCTCCGGTCTGAACTCCAATGGGTTTTTCCACACCTCGGGATCACGAGCAACTGCCCAGACGTTCACGTGCACGTTGGAGCCCTTGGGAATGTCGTAGCCACCAATCTTGACGTTGGCGTTGGCTCTGTGTGGGAGCATTAGAGGAGTTGGAGGGTGCAGCCTTAGTGCTTCCTTGGCCACGCATTGTATGTATGGGAGGCTGGGGAAGTCTGTTTCGTTCATCACACGCTCGTAGCCAACCACTCGGTCGAGCTCTTCTTGGGCCTTCTGCTGCACCCTTGGGTTCTTGATCACCTCAGCCATTGCCCATTCAACAGAGATTGCAGTTGTGTCCATTCCAGCTGTGATCATATCCTGCAATTTCAACGAGATCGGTTCAAAGTTCATCCCCAAAATGAAATAATAGATATTTCATTTGTCATTTTAGCTATTTTTGTGAATCAGAGCAATGCGAAGTGCCAAAAGACTGTATCTCATAGGAACGTGGCAACAATCATTTTAGCTCTTTTGTGAGGTAAGTGTATATTAATTTACTTACCCAAAGTAAGCCAATGAGAGTGTCTTCACTTAGGTCATATTTCTGTTGGAGGGTCAATAATGCATCAAAAAAGTGTTGCTTGGCTCCTCCACTTTGTTGGCGAGCAAGGGTGTGCTCCTCCATAATAGCTCGAGTGAGACGGTCTCTACGTGCTCCGTGCTTAGCAAAGGCGTCCTCGTCAATAGGGAACATCCAGCGAAGCCATGGGATGTGTTCGGCCATGGCAAGGGATGCTCCAAGCTTCAATCCATTAGCGACAATCGCCTTGAACTCGTTTCCTTGTTCATCCATCACACCTTCAAAGTTTACAAACCTCTTCCCAAAGGCAAGCCTTGTTATGTTATTAAAGGCCACTGCTCCAAGGTACTTCTTCACCAGCAGACTCTTCCCCACGTTATCTACACAAACACCATATTCTTAGGCATTTAATACCATATGCTTCACGGTTGAGTACTCAAGATTTTCATACTACTAGTTGTCCATAATATCATCTAATAGATAAGTAAAGGTAATTGTCCCATAAAAGTGTGATCAGCAGCCTAAAAAATAAAGCAAGATACCTGTTATAACGATTAAAATATATTAATAAGAAAAATTCTTTACATTGTAATGGTATCTATATCGTAATATAAAAAGGAGTAAGACACCAAATAATGATGCAACCATGATTTTTGCAGGGTGACCATAATGTCACGTGATCCTCACATGACACTGGCCAGACCAACTTAGCGATTATAGCGGGTCTTATTCAAAGTTTGGTGTAGCAGTATCAAGTAATATCATTAACCACCAAACACGTTTGCTAGTTAAGATGGTCACTATTcaccatttctttttctttttggaaaaagttAGGTTGATATTAGTCGACCGTCCATCTTAGTTGACCCATATCCAACAACCCCTATGGGTCCCAAATGAAAAAGAGAACCACCAAACATTCACCAAAAAACCTCAAACTCCTATAAAAGAAAGATAAGACTTATTTTCTTATCTACCTTCACGTACCTCAATACACTTTAAATACAATATACGGATAGTGTTTACGCAATTGGATCACCAAAAAGATAATAACATAGTTTCTCCATTTCAATTCACCAATATGTGGCAAGAAAAATGATCTATTTCCAtaagtaaaaataatttaactttatgcAATGATATATGTGACTCAATTttcaccacaagttcaaaagtgtATCTTTTCTTAAACTATGTACCCAATGGAGTGAATACCATTATTTGTAAAAAAGTAAAATTAGTTATGGCAAATTAGTTGTTAAATTAGGTTAAAATACACCACCAGTATAAACCTTTTTTGCATTGtcatatatataaaattaaattcACGTGAATATATCGAGGAAATCTGCATAGaacgaataataataaaatctcAAATTCCACAAACAAAAGAAAGGAACAATGCTTTGTTGAATATTCTGTAACATCCAATcatgtatattttatttttatttgataaGTCCAATCAGGTATATTTTTAAAAGAGCTAGATATTAAACTTTTCAAAAGTAATTAATAGACATCATTCTTAACACATAATTTTTCAATAACTTACTCAAATTTAATAGGGTAATTTAAGGCATGAATAATCTTCATTCAAAAGTTAAGGCGTGGCCAATTTTTTTATATGGTTTCACTCGATAATGTGTCTGAGCATCATAGCAATTATAAACTTGATAAAAAAGAAATTATACCAACTGAAAATACATTGAACATTAAAAGAAGAGGAAGTCAAAATTTTAGTAAAAACATACCAGGATTAGTGCAATCTCTGTAAATGGACTCTACCATAGCAGTGACCTCATCTTCTCGAATGGGCCTAAGGGCTTCAAGCCTTTTAGGCGTAAAAAGCTCAATCGTACAAACCTTTCTAACCTTAACATAATGAGGCCCATAATCAGCCCAAATAAGATCCTGCCCGTCTCTGCTAAACTTGGCCGCCGATCGGCTCCTGTGCCGGTCAGCCAACTGCTGGTCCTTTTCTTTCAGAACTTCCTTGGCTAATTCCGAGCTGGAAACGACGACGTTCAGGGTCGACCCGAACCAAACCGAAATGATCGGTCCGTAAGTTTGGGCCCATTCGTAAAAGCATCGGAACCTGACGGGCTTTATCTGGTACAGGTTTCCGACGATGGGCCGTGGACTTGGGCCCGGAGGAAGCTTGAATCGGAGACGATAGTAAAGGTGATAAGCTATAAATGTGAAAATGAAAGCTAAAGGAATTGCAGCAGCTAAAGAAATAGCCATTGTTAGGGATATTTGAGGAAAAGAAGGGTAGCTGGTGTTATATAAGAACTGAGACAGTGGGAAAAGGAAGGAGAAGAGAGTTGGTGAAGGGTATTTTAGTCTTTTAAGGAAACGGTAGTTGGTGCTTTTGGTGAAGAGTATTATCTTGATTTTAGAATATGGAATCTTGTGAAATTTTGATTGGTGAGGAAAGTGTATTTCAACGGGTGAGTTTatctattaatttattttttaaagttttttCCCTCTTAAGCAAGATATACAATATCCTTAATTATTACGGTATTTCTCTAAAATACCTTTTATTCCTTTATTGAATGTTCCATTAATTAGAACAATAAGGTTGAaatttgaagaacaaaaatagtaGTAAAAACTTTTTTATAACGTTAAATATGTTAAAAtaaattaagtttatttaaaagATCAATACTCCGTAATAGGGATTGGATGGAGTATTTCATAATACTGAAATATAAATAGGAAAAAATGCTAAAAATATCTAACACCTTCCGTAGTTTTCTTATTTTATCCATTATATTGGATTTGTAGTAATTTGTAAATATGCATTAGAAATCTCCTTAAAACATTATTTCGACAAACTCTGACTATGTCTCCATCGTTGCAAGTGCTATTTGAATTTGGGTAATATGTATTACCCTTCTCTTTGTCTTTCAATGCCAATCTTAGTGACATGTATGATGTTTTGAATATTTTATCTTCTATGATAATTTTTACGAACTTGTTATATCATGACGTTACTGTGGATGTTCTTGTTGTATATGACAAATTTTATTAAACAAAACAAATGCACTTAGTTCACATTCGATCAAGCTATTTAATTAAGCATCGTGTCTCCACGGTTAATATAAACATACAGCGCATAGCAAGGTTTAATTTACATGATGCCTAAGAATTCAAATTCATGATTTAACCTTGgatttaaatgatgaatataattaGTGAGAATCATATAGCTGATTCATCTTATTTGAAACTCAGGTATACTTATTATTGTTGTAAAGACAAATGAGCTATACACGAGCAATGGCTGAGCTAGGGAGGCGGAAGGGTTCATCCGAACCCCCTTTCCTCAAAAATTACACTGTGTATGTGAGGTAAAAAAGTAATTTATCTATACGTATGAGATGTTGAATCCCCTAAGTTTCTTCATATatttaacttttttattttttgaactacTTTATAAAAATTCGGGTTCCGCCACACAAGAGCGCTAGCGCTAGTTGTTGGAAATACTAATGAAAGATTGGAAAACAATATGCCCGCCCATAGAACGATGTGGTTGGTAAAATGGACCCACCTTAAGTAGGTATCCAGTATGGAAGGTATAGCCAATGAAAGGTTTACAATTCTGTTTTTCCAAAGATGTGGGCAAactccacaaaaaaaaaaaaaggggggggggggggggggggggttgggggGTGAGAAAAATGGAAAGAAGTCGAGTATATTAAGAGATAAGCTGGGGTAGAACATATAGAATTGTTTTTACTGGTAAAACGGACCCACCTTAAGTGTATATGTAACAGTCACTAGTGGAGAGATCAGTACATACTACATAGGATTTACCTAAATAACATATATAGATAGACTCATACATAGATATGATCATTTAAGTAATTCAATTAAATTGATTGTTGACACGCAGAATATTTTCTCTTTGAATAATAGTATTACAAAAACTTAccgaaatatatatatactaggtCATCTACCAATATATAACAAGAAAACTAAATGATTTGTCCTAAGAGATGTCAGAACTTGAGCTTGAAGTGTCCTGAGGGGCTTCAGATTGGACCTCAACTTGGGGAGCAGGAGCTTCTGGAGCAGAGCTTTCAACTTCTGGTGCATTTGGTGCTTCGGTTTCTGGTGCTGCTGAAGCTTGGACAACTTCTGGTGCATTTGGTGTTTCGATTACTGAAGCTTGGACTATTTCTGCCGGCTTAAACTTGTTGATATAGTAGCTAAGGGATGGTCCTGAGTACTCCATTGTTTGTACCGGAGGAGGTGAGTTCTTCCCGACTTGAAGGAGTACCGATGAAGCAGCTGCAATAGAGATTAAGGCTATCCCAGCTGCAATAGCTGCGGTGTTCTCTGCTCCATCAGAAGCTGTGCCCGCAGTCCCAGAGCTGATAGCACTTTCTGCTACATAAACTGCAGGCTGTTTCCAAAGTAAGCAACGTTAACGACACAGATAACATAACTGAATCCATACAGGTTTTCAGATAGTATTATTTCCTCTTAAAAAGGACTAAAAGAGGATGATGATTCAGTGTGATATTGCCAAGATATATATACTCTCTCACCCATCATATATTGTACCGAACTATTCAGTAGTTGAGATGGATTTTGGACAGAATCACATTGATCCTAAATGAAGTGAGAGGCCAGGGGGCAGGGAAAAGGGCCGAGTTGATCAGCATTGGCAATCAGGAGAAGCAAAACGGCTTGTCTTGTGGAAAAGCAGAAGAGCAATTGGTATGTTATGATTCATCGCATGACTCCTTTCTAGAATCCTGATATGTCCCAGACTTAATTCATGATATCTCTAGAATAAATACCTTAGGGCCTGAAAATTTGAGGTCTGAGATCTCTACATCCTCAGCTTTACATAGCCTACATACTTTGGTTATGCCATCCTGGCTCTATATATTGTCCCAAGTGAAATAGCAAAGGATGTAGGCATGAAAGTTAGATTTAGAACCCTGATATTTCCTAGACTAGATTCATGGTATCGCTAGTATAAATACCTTAGACACTGAACATGTGAGGTCTGAGATCTCTATACTTCCTCAGCTTTACATGGCCAACATCCTTGATCTTTTGGCTATGCCCACGTGGCTCTATTCACTTGAATATACTACTGTTTATCTTTTTCAAACATACTGTGAATTGCTTTTCTTGAACCGAAGGTATATCGGAAACAACCTTTCTACCTCCAcaaagtaggggtaaggtttgcgtacacattgCCCTCCCCAGCCCCCACACtagttgttgttgtatttttttGTTTACTATTCACTAGAATAATGGACGTTAGATTTAGCCCGCGCGGAGAAAAGCTGAGAAATAGAATAAAGCTAGAAATATATAAACCCTCCATCTCAAAGCTAGATTTGCTCTAGTGCATATGTGGATTAAGAAAACTCATATGGGTGAGCCTCCCAGCCCAATACCTCAGAGTAAAAAGTGAAACAGCCTACAACCATTTATTACTCTGTCCAAGCATCACTATAAATTGCCGTTGCAGTGGTAATACTATATTGATACTTGAAGTTGAACATCAACAAAATGAAATAAAGATTGATTCGTTTATGTAATTCAACAGACAGATTTCACTACGAGATAGTTTCTTATGTGAAGAGCTAAGGCATGCCATAATCTGAAACTTCCTTTTGCTCCATACCATCTGAACAATGTAGTTTCAGTAGAACTTATGTAATTGCAGAATATAGAAGTACTAACCTCAACAGAGTATATATTTGTCTGCCCAGCAGTATCCTTCTCAACATACCCAGTCCAGCCACGCTTGCGAGGTGGAAATGTCCCAACCACTTTGGTGTTGTCCCCAGCTACCCATTCCATGCTCACCTTCCCGAcctgtttcaaaaaaaaaaattgtatcaATACTTTTTCCAGTGTGAACTACCATCTTGCTGGACAGTATGACCTACAATGTCGATTCAATAATGATAATTAAAAAAAGCTCTAAAATATGGGCAATAAACTCAAATTACTACAAAAGTTGTATAGGTATTGTTTACAAAGTTTTATATTATTGATGAAAAATATTACATGCTCTTGGTACATTTGAAAAGGCTTAACACTAGATACGAAAAAAAGTATCCCATGTGTTTCCATATGCCTAAACAAATACAACTCTCCTTTGCAGATTTTTCCAGAACTGGCTCGCCGATCTTATACAATCTAAATGAAATCAAACTGCTTACTGCTAACATCTCGACTAGTTGTAGCAGTAGACATAAACATATCATTATCACTCAAAAGAGCGCATAGTCTTTAactaattttcaataaaatagtCTATAATTACAACACAATAGTATTTTCTTCCCCCAAATATTCATAAGTAGCCATAATTATTAGCCATTTTGAGAATTCTCTACGTATTTAAACAATTCCTAAAAACTTCAAGAAAAAAAATTCTCTCGAGGGAGTACAAGACTGTGCATATCCACTTCCTTTTTTCTATATCTGTCAACATATATTAATCCACATACACAAATTCAACAAGGAAAAGAAGTATATAATTAAGCTCAAGGAAGCAAAGAGGAAGATTGACCTCCTTATCAGGGGCACATTCTTCATCATTGCAATCAGAATCATCAGTTGAAGCTGCCCTAATTCTGAATCGAATAAGACTCTGCTTTTGCCTCAATTTTGAGTCCTTTTGGTATGTGCAAAAGCTCAATCTTCCGCTAGAAGTTGAGGCTATGGTGCAGCTGTTTGCTGATAAAGCAGCACAAGCCATTATTTCTTTTTTGCTGGTTATTTTTGGGTTCTTTAGACTGCGAATTTTAGTAGCCCAACAAAAGATTTCAAATGTATTGAGGCGAAGAAGCAGAACCACTTGTAGAATTTTTTGCTTCTTCGATTGGCTGTGTTTGAGCCTCGAAAATCCTTTCCTTTTGAGGATTGTTTGGTTTTGTGGTTTGATTTGAATGCACGTTGAGTGGGTTGTGTGTCTCGGATTTCATTCTCTTTCGAAAAGTATTAAAATGACGACTATATCCCTTATTGTCATTTTCTGACATCCATAAAATGCTACTACTATATTAGAGATAATTAAAAATTATGAGattatatttaagaaaaaaaaattgtgtAAATTATGCattgaaaaaaaatcaaaataattttGTTTGTATTTGGcacattatcaacaacaataatccaGTAGAATCTAACTAGTAAAGTTTGAGACGTTATGTTTGTGACAAATAAATAGTGGAATAACATTGCTTGTGAAAAAATCTAAAATGGCCGAGTGAGCAAGTGCGAGCAGCCAAATTTTTTCACATTGCCTCCTACATTCAATTGCATATATCTGAGATCGCTCCGCGGAAGGTTTTAGTGTGAAAGTGTCACTACTATTGTCTATTGGTGAGAGAGAAAAACACATACATAACGCCTTCTTTATCTAGCTTTCGAATGTGTAGACTTTATTCacaaaatattaatattaaagaATCAATATCCCAATTCGAGATTTGGTTGAGTGACTAATGCTAAGGAATGCTTAAATTAGAGGTGCCAATGGATATTTAAAATCCTATTAAATCGATCGTATCGCACCGAActaatttttaggtttcttttaataaaactatagatttttatataaatctataactgtaccgataattaggatatattttttattttatgaaaataaaccgaaaaaataccgaaccatGCTGAATAAATTTATATGGGAAAAACATATCTATATattatgtttaaaaataataaagcattagaTTTTTTCTTAAGCcttgaaattatgaaaataattacaagtcaacaagtaattaaactcaaaatcctaattcccaaacctattataTTACTCttttgaaactaaattatttttatcatattcactagcaagacacaagacattcaagcgattatgagtagcaaactacaatgtattgaatatgtttccatTCGAatgatttaaatttatatttttgaatatttaatcttctatagactttattcttgagtccaaCTTGCTTAATATCttttcactcgtgtgatttatattctCTTTGTccttgcttagtttcttttacactgctgtagaatagttgatggatctatactctggccatctttcatgttttcgtaattcatcaccctttaaattgTAAAAATATCTAaaagttttgctaagtcctataataCGTATGTTCCTGCTTCTAATAGtgacttttaaataaaatttaaaaaaataccaaaaaataactGAACCGTAccaataccgaagagaaaccgacatgattggtaCGATTTCTAAAAGTCTAATTTtgattataaataataaaataaccgaaaaattagtatgatataaattttataaaataaccggtcaAACCATTGACACTCCTAGcccaaacataaataaagaaGTAAACGAAACCATTAAATGTTAGAAGATCAATAGAAGGTAGTAAAATGAACTAAATGTGATTGATAAAGGAAAGAAATAACaagcaataaataataatttagtgCTTTTACACAAAAGTATTTTGAAAATCAAAAgcacttttggtgagaagcagtttgtgtttggctaatttatttgaaaagcacttctgagaagcaattagtatttggccaagcttttaaaaaatgcttctaatagcctgtttggtcaagcttagtttttggccaaaagtgctttttggtcaaaaatacttttggccaaaaattgaggtgtttggccaagcttttagaaggaaaaaaatgctattgaggagaagcagaagcagaagcagaagcagattGTGAGAAACAGAAAAatgtagcttctctccaaaagcacttttctcagaagcacttttgagaaaaatacacttagaagcagttttcaaaagtttggccaaaaactaattactgctcaaaagtatttttcaaattaattagccaaa contains:
- the LOC104088297 gene encoding cytochrome P450 98A2-like is translated as MAISLAAAIPLAFIFTFIAYHLYYRLRFKLPPGPSPRPIVGNLYQIKPVRFRCFYEWAQTYGPIISVWFGSTLNVVVSSSELAKEVLKEKDQQLADRHRSRSAAKFSRDGQDLIWADYGPHYVKVRKVCTIELFTPKRLEALRPIREDEVTAMVESIYRDCTNPDNVGKSLLVKKYLGAVAFNNITRLAFGKRFVNFEGVMDEQGNEFKAIVANGLKLGASLAMAEHIPWLRWMFPIDEDAFAKHGARRDRLTRAIMEEHTLARQQSGGAKQHFFDALLTLQQKYDLSEDTLIGLLWDMITAGMDTTAISVEWAMAEVIKNPRVQQKAQEELDRVVGYERVMNETDFPSLPYIQCVAKEALRLHPPTPLMLPHRANANVKIGGYDIPKGSNVHVNVWAVARDPEVWKNPLEFRPERFLEEDVDMKGHDFRLLPFGAGRRVCPGAQLGINLVTSMLGHLLHHFHWAPSNGLSPEEIDMGENPGLVTYMRTPLQADATPRLPAELYKRIAVDM
- the LOC104088298 gene encoding protein MAINTENANCE OF PSII UNDER HIGH LIGHT 1, with translation MACAALSANSCTIASTSSGRLSFCTYQKDSKLRQKQSLIRFRIRAASTDDSDCNDEECAPDKEVGKVSMEWVAGDNTKVVGTFPPRKRGWTGYVEKDTAGQTNIYSVEPAVYVAESAISSGTAGTASDGAENTAAIAAGIALISIAAASSVLLQVGKNSPPPVQTMEYSGPSLSYYINKFKPAEIVQASVIETPNAPEVVQASAAPETEAPNAPEVESSAPEAPAPQVEVQSEAPQDTSSSSSDIS